The genomic interval GCGCGGGAGGAGCGTTAATTATCGGGGAGACTTTGGCAGCCTCCGTGCAACTATAGCAAAGCCATTATAAAATGATTAAATCCATGACATATTCAATTAATTTCCGTCGCAAAGTACTCGCCATACAAAAACAAGAACAGCTCACTTACGCAGAAGCCGCAAGCCGATTTGGAATTGGGATTGCTACTTTGACGCGGTGGCGTTCACGCCTGGAGCCAAAACTATAGCTGTTCCGTTATAAAACGGACTAGGAGTTACGCAGTTGAACTTGTTACTCTATAAAAGGTAGGAGTTACGCAGTTGAATTTGTAACTCTATACAGGATTGAGTTTTTTCTGTCATTCTACGCGGAGGTCGCGTTAGCGACCGTAGTCGCAGAATCTATGTAAATGGATTCTGCGACTCCGCTTCGCTTCGCGCAGAATGACTTCCTAATTTTTCAACTGCGTAACTCCTAATAGAGTTAAAAGCTCAACTGCGTAACTCCTATTTAATTTTTTTGTTACCTTTGGTATAATTCTGGATATGATTAATCTGTGCATTGGTTAGGTGACACTCTTAAAATTGGAGATCCAGTCCACAGCCTATCACACAATTTTTAAGTGTCACCTTACTTATGCA from Gammaproteobacteria bacterium carries:
- a CDS encoding hypothetical protein (Evidence 5 : Unknown function), with product MIKSMTYSINFRRKVLAIQKQEQLTYAEAASRFGIGIATLTRWRSRLEPKL